One genomic window of Onychomys torridus chromosome 19, mOncTor1.1, whole genome shotgun sequence includes the following:
- the Myct1 gene encoding myc target protein 1 gives MANNTTSLGSPWPENFWEDLIMSFTVSVAIGLAIGGFLWALFVFLSRRRRASAPISQWSPTRRPRSYNQGLSRTGFYRHSGCERRSNLSLASLTFQRQASMELANSFPRKSSFRASTFHPFLQCPPLPVETESQLMTLPASTTPSAISTVHNLSRPDFRWSSNSLRMGLSPPPPPAYESIIKAFPDS, from the coding sequence AGGACCTTATAATGTCATTCACTGTCTCGGTGGCGATTGGGCTCGCAATCGGAGGATTTCTCTGGGCGCTCTTTGTTTTCCTGTCTCGAAGAAGAAGAGCTAGCGCTCCCATCTCACAGTGGAGTCCCACCAGGCGACCCAGGTCCTACAACCAGGGCCTCAGCCGAACTGGATTCTACCGCCACAGTGGTTGTGAGCGTCGAAGCAACCTCAGCCTGGCCAGTCTCACCTTCCAGAGACAAGCTTCCATGGAGCTGGCAAATTCCTTCCCCAGGAAATCAAGCTTCAGGGCTTCAACTTTCCATCCCTTCCTGCAATGCCCACCACTTCCGGTGGAAACTGAGAGTCAGCTGATGACcctgcctgcctccaccacccCATCTGCCATCAGCACGGTGCACAATCTGAGCCGGCCTGACTTCCGCTGGTCCAGCAACAGCTTGCGAATGGGCCtttccccaccacccccacctgccTATGAGTCCATCATCAAGGCATTTCCCGATTCCTGA